ATGTTCACACCTGCTGGCTGCCCTGTTCTTGGCCGCTTTATTTCTGGTCCCCTTCGCCTCCCAGGCCGAAGAAACCTTTGAGGTGAAGGCGAAAACCCCTGTCGTGATCGAACTCTTCACCTCCCAGGGCTGCTCCTCTTGCCCCGCCGCAGATAAGTTTTTTGAGCAGTTGGCCGGACAGGACAACGTCATCGCCCTGAGTTGTCACGTTTCCTATTGGAATCTTGGGAGTTGGACAGACACCCTTTCTCAGGATTTCTGCGACATCCGCCAGCACGGCCTCGCCAGCCTCGACAACCCGCCGAAAATCTATACGCCCCAGATGATCATGAATGGCATGAACCCCTTCATCGGCTCACGGCCCGAAGAAATCAGGAGCGCCATAAGCGCCGCCAGAAATCAGGAGGTCCAGCCAATAGCAATCACCCGCAACGAAAA
The sequence above is drawn from the Alphaproteobacteria bacterium genome and encodes:
- a CDS encoding DUF1223 domain-containing protein, whose product is MTGHDDHRRKQCSHLLAALFLAALFLVPFASQAEETFEVKAKTPVVIELFTSQGCSSCPAADKFFEQLAGQDNVIALSCHVSYWNLGSWTDTLSQDFCDIRQHGLASLDNPPKIYTPQMIMNGMNPFIGSRPEEIRSAISAARNQEVQPIAITRNEKILRYELPEAAIKTPKGFRLWMYGYKKSVSEDIKAGENGGLKVHYVNAAVSYDNLGPWEGDPITSAAIVPQEDVDGVVIFAQAGGYGRIVAAGKIEF